The Salvelinus alpinus chromosome 28, SLU_Salpinus.1, whole genome shotgun sequence genome includes a window with the following:
- the LOC139556850 gene encoding nerve growth factor-like — translation MRSLLLLLLLIGVQAVLNMGGVLGPVAANHSAEHHTVANGRAEHHTVANGRAEQQRAARLSVSPQQEQQTQQRPSRTRQAHRPASLPQDRSSSLGHSEIGSPSTPSIPEVDPKLFSKRRYHSSPRVVFSDVPPSHHGLGGETREVEGEEEVGRVMGGGVRVRRRAGGQPMHRGEYSVCDSVSVWLGNLTKATDIAGNEVEVLPEVKIDNVRKKQFFYETTCRVATPPGGGAGGGVMGGGPKAGAKSGCRGIDGRHWNSYCTNSHTYVLALTKSKEQMAWRLIRINAACVCVLSRKSWRH, via the coding sequence ATGAGGTCGTTGCTGTTGCTGCTTCTGCTGATTGGCGTCCAGGCTGTACTGAACATGGGAGGTGTCCTAGGCCCGGTGGCAGCCAACCACAGCGCAGAACACCACACAGTAGCCAATGGCAGAGCAGAACACCACACAGTAGCCAATGGCAGAGCAGAACAGCAGCGGGCGGCTCGCCTCTCAGTGTCacctcagcaggagcagcagACTCAGCAGAGACCCAGCCGGACCAGACAGGCCCACAGGCCAGCCTCTCTACCCCAGGACAGGAGCTCTTCCCTGGGCCACTCTGAGATAGGCTCCCCCTCTACACCCTCCATCCCGGAGGTGGACCCCAAACTGTTCAGCAAGCGACGCTACCACTCCTCACCGCGCGTCGTCTTCAGTGACGTACCCCCGTCTCACCACGGCCTGGGGGGGGAGACGAGggaagtggagggagaggaggaagtgggGAGGGTGATGGGTGGGGGAGTGAGGGTGAGGCGGAGAGCGGGGGGGCAGCCCATGCACCGGGGGGAATACTCGGTGTGCGACAGCGTCAGCGTGTGGTTGGGGAACCTGACCAAGGCCACGGACATCGCCGGCAACGAGGTGGAGGTTCTACCAGAGGTGAAGATAGACAACGTCCGCAAGAAACAGTTCTTCTACGAGACCACCTGCCGCGTGGCCACACCCCCGGGGGGCGGAGCTGGGGGAGGAGTTATGGGAGGCGGGCCCAAGGCGGGGGCCAAATCAGGGTGTCGCGGCATCGACGGCCGTCACTGGAACTCGTACTGCACCAACTCACACACGTACGTGCTGGCGCTCACCAAGTCCAAGGAGCAGATGGCGTGGAGGCTGATACGCATCAacgcagcatgtgtgtgtgtcctcagccGCAAGTCATGGAGgcactga